Proteins found in one Mytilus edulis chromosome 2, xbMytEdul2.2, whole genome shotgun sequence genomic segment:
- the LOC139511480 gene encoding uncharacterized protein — MSKPYKLRAYQTEFPYQFYDSIVFPYNKPEAAMPFNGKYPLNLNGCTSDQFCLFYLSPIIIVGQHTIAIYGEHDKFVPMSPQRVTDIIYTENDMVLQLVGVPSEKVVVSYLLDGMQKNVTTVFSTSRTAHISLVLGKTKHVTIAHQRPFTGSFNGFGKRGV; from the exons ATGTCTAAACCGTACAAACTCAGAGCATACCAAACAGAATTCCCGTATCAA TTTTACGACAGCATAGTGTTTCCGTACAACAAACCAGAGGCTGCAATGCCTTTCAATGGTAAATACCCACTCAATCTCAACGGATGCACTAGTGATCAATTCTGTTTGTTTTACCTATCACCAATAATAATTGT AGGACAACATACCATTGCGATATATGGTGAACATGACAAATTTGTTCCAATGTCACCACAACGAGTAACAGATATCATATATACCGAGAACGATATGGTTCTCCAATTGGTTGGTGTACCATCCGAGAAGGTTGTCGTATCGTATCTGTTGGACGGCATGCAGAAAAATGTCACTACAGTTTTCAGTACTTCTCGAACTGCTCACATCAGCCTCGTTTTAGGAAAGACTAAACATGTGACAATTGCACACCAAAGGCCATTTACAGGATCTTTTAATGGATTTGGAAAGAGGGGAGTATGA